TCTAATTTAGCTAATTTAAACGGTATTGCTTTTGGTAATAGAAAAGATGGTAATAGTTGAGAAGAAATAATGACAAATACAAGAACAGAAGGTTTTGGGAAAATGGTTCAAAGAAGATTAACATTAGGAAGTTTTTTCCTTTATCAAAAAAATCAAGAAGAATTATTTATAAAAGCGCAAAAAGCACGTAGAAAAATAAAAAATTATTTTGATAATTTGCATTCTCAATATGATTTAATAATTTATCCTGCCTATGCTTCATATGCGCCGTTAATAAAAAATAGAGAAAAAAATTATGATTATATGGAATATATTTTAACATCATCAAATTTGACTGGTAATCCATCTATTACATTACCATTTGTTAAAATTAATAATTTACCAATTAATTTAGCTTTAGATGCTCAAATTTATAAAGATGAAAAATTACTATCATATGCTTTATGAATAGAAGAATTTATTATTAGAAATAAGGAACATTATGAATAATTTTGAAGTAATTATTGGAATTGAAATTCATTTAGAATTAAATACAAAAACTAAAATGTTTTCACCTTCTAAAAATGATTTTAATGCTGTTCCTAATACAACGATTAATCAAATTGATTTAGGATATCCTGGAACTTTACCCTTACCTAATAAACAAGCAGTTAAATTTGCCATAATGTTAGCTAAAGCGTTAAATATGCAAATTGATGATGAGCTACATTTTGATAGAAAAAATTATTTTTATACTGATTTACCTAAAGGTTATCAAATTACACAATTTTATAGACCAATAGGAAAAAATGGTAAATTAAATATAAATATTAATGGAATAAATAAAATAATAGATATAGAAAGAATTCATTTAGAAGAAGATACAGCAAGACAATACCACCAAGGAAATACTACCAAGTTAGATTATAATAGAGCAGGAGTACCACTTATAGAAATAGTAACTAAACCAGTAATAAGATCAAGCGAAGAAGCAATAGCTTATATCGATATGATAAAAAGAATTGCTTTGACTTTGGGAATTTCAGATGCTAAAATGGAAAATGGTTCTTTAAGAGCTGATTTAAATATTTCTCTAAGACCGCATGGATATAATGGTTTTGGTACTAAAGTAGAAATAAAAAATATGAATACATTTAGTAATGTTAAAACAGCAATTGAATATGAAATAAATTTGCAAACTAAAAATATTTTAACTAATATACCGATTTTACAAGAAACTAAAAGATTTGATGAAAACACTCAAACTAACATCGTTATGAGAACTAAAACTGGCGAAGTAGATTATAAATATTTTCCAGAACCTAACATTCCGTTTATTAAATTGAGTAATGATTTTCTTAATAATATTTCTATACCTGAATTACCTTGAATTAAAGAGCAACGCTATAAAAATGAAAATATCAATACTATTTATATTAATAGTTTGATAAACAATATTAATTTAGCAAACTATTTTGATTCAATAAATTATAAAGATCGAGAAAAACTAGCAAAATTATTTTTTGCAGAAATAGTTCAATTGGCAAATAGTTTAAATAAAGAAGTAATTGATTTAAATATAAAAACTATTCATATAGAACAAGCTTTAAATTTATTAGATCAAGAAATTATTTCAGGAAAATCATTTAAAAAATTAATTACTTTATTACCAAATTTTGATCAGGAAAATATTGAAGATTTAGTAGAAAAATATAATTTAAAACAAATAAGCGATAAAAATAAAATAAATGAATTTATTTTAAAAAGTTTTAAAGATGAAATGTTGAATGATTATAATAAAAGACCTGAAAGAGTTATAAAACAAATTTTAGGTCAAGTAATGAAATTATCTGATGGTCAAGTTAATCCTAAAATTACTAATGATTTAGTAATCGAATTTTTAAAAAATAAAAAGAAAAATAATTAATACTAAATTAGATTAAGCAAATATTAAATAAAAAACTATTAAAAATATTTAATTTCTATTTTTAAAATAATTATTCTAATTTTTTTATGCGTTTTGAATATATCACAAAACGTATTTTTTATTTTATTTATATTTTTTAAATTCATTAAACTAAATCTTTTTTAACTGAGAAAAAAGATTTGCTATGTTGTAACAAACGATGATTTTTATAAAAAATATCTTTAGATTACAAATTAAATAAGATTTTTTATTTAATTTGTAATCTAAAGATATTAGAAACTATATTTATTCTTTTTTATTTTTTCTGTAAATTTCTCTAATTTCTTTCAAAGCCACTTTTTGATTATTTCTTTTAACAAATCAATAGTTAAATCCATTCAAACGCTCACTTTTACTATTATTAGCCAATGCTGCAGCCTTATGAATATCTAAAATTTGATTATCTATTTTTAATTTAGCATCTTCAGTCAGTATAAATTTGGATTCTTCTTGATTTTTTAAATAAAATATTTCTCCTGGCGTTAAATAATTATTATTTATAAGATCTTTAAATACTACTTTAGGTGCTTTTTGATCTCAAAAAGCATTTTCTATTTTGTCTATTTTAATTTCAGTTTGATCTATTCTTTTTTGTCCAAAATAGCAATATTTTGGATCTTTTTCTATCATAAGATAATTTCTTCCTGTTTGTTTTGCTATTTTAGCTGTTGTCATTGTTCCGGCAAAAGGATCTAAAATAATATCACCTATTTTTGATGAGATATTAATAATATAATAAAGTAATAATTCCGGTTTTTGTGTGCTATGTAATTTTTTATTATTTTCATCTTTTAAACGTTCTTTACCGTTTACTACTGGAAATTTTCAAATTGAACCTAATTGTTTACGATTTCCTTTATTAAAATTCTCTATAAATGTATTTAATTCTTTAGCTGTTTTATAATTAAAAGTATATTTAGAATTAGAACTTTTGGTGGCTCAAATTAAAGTTTCATGACTGTTTGTTAATCTAGTACCTTTAAAATTAGGTGTAGGATTAGTTTTTTGTCAAATCACATCGTTTAAAATTCAATAACCTAAATCTTGCATTATTCCACCAATAGTATAAATACATTGCATTCCTCCTATAACTCAAATAGAACCATTTTTTTTAAGTATCCGATAACATTCTTTTAATCATTCTCTTGTGAAATTATTATAATCTTGTGAGGTTGCAAACTTATCTCATTCCTCTTTTACACCATTAAATTCTGTTCCATCTACTCTTAATAATTTACCTTTTGTTCTCATTCAATATGGAGGATCAACAAATATTAAGTCTATACTTTCTGATGGTAATTTTTTTAATACTTTTATGCTATCATCATTTATTATTTTATTTACATCTATCATTTTTTTCCTTTTGGTTTCTTAATTTTTTTGCCTTAGAAATATTTATATTATTTGGGAAAAATTCTTTTCTTAAATTTTTATATTTTTCATCGCTAGAAATTAATTTGTTTCATAATTTTTCTTTTAAAACAATTAATTGTTTTAAAATTTCAGTGGATTTATCGAAATCAGGAATATAAATTACTTCATTATCTTTTTCGTTTTTATATCTTTTTAAATGATTTAATAATTCATCTCACATTTTTTGCATTTTTAAAAAATTAAATAGTTCATTTCCATAAAATAAATAAATATTATTATTTTCTTTTTTAAAAATATCAATTTGATTTTGATAATATTTATTATTTTTTCTTAAACTAGCATCTAAAAATCACATAAAAACATATATTGTTTTATCTTTATAAATTTTAGAAATTGAATCATATTTTTTAAATAAATTATCTAATTGCCCTCTTTTTTTAGTACTATCGTGATCATCTCTTATTTTTTGTTCAATCATAAAAATTTGATTATTTTTTTCAAATAAATGGTCTATAAATAAAATTTCTTTATTATTAATAATCCTTTTTTCTAATTTATTATATTTATTAATCAAAAAATAATTT
Above is a window of Mycoplasma sp. 1018B DNA encoding:
- the gatB gene encoding Asp-tRNA(Asn)/Glu-tRNA(Gln) amidotransferase subunit GatB, producing MNNFEVIIGIEIHLELNTKTKMFSPSKNDFNAVPNTTINQIDLGYPGTLPLPNKQAVKFAIMLAKALNMQIDDELHFDRKNYFYTDLPKGYQITQFYRPIGKNGKLNININGINKIIDIERIHLEEDTARQYHQGNTTKLDYNRAGVPLIEIVTKPVIRSSEEAIAYIDMIKRIALTLGISDAKMENGSLRADLNISLRPHGYNGFGTKVEIKNMNTFSNVKTAIEYEINLQTKNILTNIPILQETKRFDENTQTNIVMRTKTGEVDYKYFPEPNIPFIKLSNDFLNNISIPELPWIKEQRYKNENINTIYINSLINNINLANYFDSINYKDREKLAKLFFAEIVQLANSLNKEVIDLNIKTIHIEQALNLLDQEIISGKSFKKLITLLPNFDQENIEDLVEKYNLKQISDKNKINEFILKSFKDEMLNDYNKRPERVIKQILGQVMKLSDGQVNPKITNDLVIEFLKNKKKNN
- a CDS encoding site-specific DNA-methyltransferase, with amino-acid sequence MIDVNKIINDDSIKVLKKLPSESIDLIFVDPPYWMRTKGKLLRVDGTEFNGVKEEWDKFATSQDYNNFTREWLKECYRILKKNGSIWVIGGMQCIYTIGGIMQDLGYWILNDVIWQKTNPTPNFKGTRLTNSHETLIWATKSSNSKYTFNYKTAKELNTFIENFNKGNRKQLGSIWKFPVVNGKERLKDENNKKLHSTQKPELLLYYIINISSKIGDIILDPFAGTMTTAKIAKQTGRNYLMIEKDPKYCYFGQKRIDQTEIKIDKIENAFWDQKAPKVVFKDLINNNYLTPGEIFYLKNQEESKFILTEDAKLKIDNQILDIHKAAALANNSKSERLNGFNYWFVKRNNQKVALKEIREIYRKNKKE
- a CDS encoding HpyAIV family type II restriction enzyme, producing the protein MYISYEQFIKKLEEKIKIEDTEYKKLIENIIKYPERYTGEFRLTNSKTKLIQNLTQSQEIRFGDFLVNIIENYFLINKYNKLEKRIINNKEILFIDHLFEKNNQIFMIEQKIRDDHDSTKKRGQLDNLFKKYDSISKIYKDKTIYVFMWFLDASLRKNNKYYQNQIDIFKKENNNIYLFYGNELFNFLKMQKMWDELLNHLKRYKNEKDNEVIYIPDFDKSTEILKQLIVLKEKLWNKLISSDEKYKNLRKEFFPNNINISKAKKLRNQKEKNDRCK